In a single window of the bacterium genome:
- a CDS encoding efflux RND transporter periplasmic adaptor subunit: MAVQKKRKKRLIKIIAGLVVVIIIILLVGRSVARGNKVQEIKTSKVQIGKVVEKITETGNIELLRTVEVKSKIAGTVTTINVREGDWVHEGQILCVIDPDPNQTLLLFQKRSAVDRTKIELDRSRKELERTKELAKTSMVSDKQVEDAENAVRIAQNAYSLSKLELEIMEREIETTGSGTEERIVTSKVRAPLAGVITQRYIEEGVLVTSGISSMLSGTNLFQIGDPSTMIIRANISEVDIGKVFVEAPVDIMLDAYPDTSFAGKIRHISPVGKLQQGRNVISFNTEIEIIDKDPRLKPGMSCDVDVIIAKVDSVPFLPLESVYEKKDGTKEEGNLTLKNIIYLKTKQDSTKVAKKKRFAMFKKDKKDPFKDFDEKEIEIGIKSENRVQVIADYDTTTVVALDAEKFFKDLEAKKKADAEKKKKEKKK, from the coding sequence ATGGCGGTTCAGAAAAAAAGGAAGAAACGGCTCATAAAAATAATCGCAGGATTAGTCGTTGTAATCATTATTATCTTGCTTGTCGGCAGATCAGTAGCGCGCGGCAACAAGGTGCAGGAAATAAAAACGTCCAAGGTCCAGATCGGCAAGGTGGTTGAAAAAATTACCGAAACAGGAAATATCGAACTTCTCCGGACGGTTGAGGTCAAGTCAAAAATCGCCGGCACTGTTACCACGATCAATGTAAGGGAAGGCGACTGGGTTCATGAGGGACAGATTCTCTGCGTGATCGATCCCGACCCGAATCAGACGCTCCTCCTGTTCCAGAAACGCTCGGCTGTTGACCGGACAAAAATCGAACTCGATCGTTCACGGAAGGAGCTGGAACGTACGAAAGAGCTTGCAAAAACCTCCATGGTGAGTGATAAACAGGTGGAAGATGCCGAAAATGCAGTCCGTATCGCTCAAAACGCTTATAGTCTTTCGAAACTCGAGCTGGAAATCATGGAACGGGAAATCGAAACAACCGGTTCGGGTACCGAGGAAAGAATTGTTACATCCAAGGTCCGGGCGCCTCTCGCCGGTGTGATTACCCAGCGGTATATAGAGGAAGGCGTGCTCGTGACATCAGGTATCAGCTCGATGCTCTCCGGAACGAATCTGTTTCAGATAGGCGATCCCTCGACGATGATAATCAGGGCCAACATAAGCGAGGTTGACATCGGCAAGGTTTTTGTCGAGGCTCCTGTGGATATCATGCTCGATGCGTACCCCGACACATCGTTTGCCGGAAAAATACGGCATATATCGCCGGTGGGCAAGCTTCAGCAGGGTCGAAATGTTATATCGTTCAATACCGAGATCGAAATTATCGACAAAGACCCACGGTTAAAACCGGGAATGAGCTGCGATGTCGATGTCATCATCGCCAAGGTTGACAGCGTCCCCTTCCTTCCACTCGAATCGGTGTATGAGAAAAAAGATGGTACAAAGGAAGAAGGAAACCTGACCCTGAAAAATATCATATATCTGAAAACAAAACAGGATTCCACAAAGGTTGCTAAGAAAAAAAGATTTGCGATGTTTAAAAAAGATAAGAAGGACCCATTTAAGGATTTCGATGAAAAAGAAATTGAGATCGGCATCAAATCGGAAAACCGTGTCCAGGTAATCGCGGATTACGACACCACAACGGTTGTTGCACTCGATGCGGAAAAATTCTTCAAGGACCTCGAGGCAAAAAAGAAAGCCGATGCGGAAAAGAAGAAAAAAGAAAAGAAAAAATAA